The Mus caroli chromosome 1, CAROLI_EIJ_v1.1, whole genome shotgun sequence genome has a window encoding:
- the LOC110304475 gene encoding interferon-inducible protein AIM2 isoform X2: MTNTKKRGTQKVENRSQAENCSAASATHSDNDFKEQAATEVCPQAKPQKKQMVAEQEAIREDLQKDPLVVTVLKAINPFECETQEGRQEIFHATVATETDFFFVKVLNAQFKDKFIPKRTIKISNYLWHNNFMEVTSSSVVVDVESNHVVPNNVVKRAKETPRISKLKIQPCGTIVNGLFKVQKITEEKDRVLYVIHDKTGTMEVLVLENPSKTKCEEGDKIRLTFFEVSKNGVKIQLKSGPCSFFKVIKAAKPKTDMKSVE; this comes from the exons ATGACCAATACAAAGAAGAGAGGAACACAGAAGGTAGAAAATAGAAGTCAAGCTGAAAActgctctgctgcctctgccacccacagtgacaatGACTTTAAGGAGCAGGCTGCTACAGAAGTCTGTCCTCAAGCTAAG CCTCAGAAGAAACAGATGGTGGCAGAACAGGAAGCCATCAGAGAAGATTTACAGAAAGATCCACTTGTAGTCACAGTGCTGAAAGCTATAAATCCCTTTGAGTGTGAGActcaggaaggaagacaagagatATTTCATGCAACAGTGGCCACGGAGACagattttttctttgtaaaagttttaaatgcacagtttaaagataaatttatCCCAAAGAGAACAATTAAAATATCAAACTACCTTTGGCACAATAACTTCATGGAGGTCACCAGTTCCTCAGTTGTGGTTGATGTTGAATCTAACCATGTAGTCCCAAATAACGTTGTTAAGAGAGCCAAGGAAACTCCCAGGATTAGTAAACTGAAGATTCAGCCGTGTGGAACAATTGTGAATGGGCTGTTTAAAGTCCAGAAG ATAACAGAGGAAAAAGATAGAGTACTATATGTTATACATGATAAAACAGGGACAATGGAGGTGTTGGTGCTGGAAAACCCAAGCAAAACAAAGTGCGAGGAAGGAGACAAGATTAGACTCACATTCTTTGAGGTGTCAAAAAATGGAGTGAAAATTCAGTTGAAATCTGGACCTTGTAGCTTTTTTAAG GTTATTAAGGCTGCAAAGCCAAAAACTGACATGAAAAGTGTGGAGTGA
- the LOC110304475 gene encoding interferon-inducible protein AIM2 isoform X1, translating to MESEYREMLLLTGLDHITEEELKRFKYFALTEFQIARSTLDVADRTELADHLIQSAGAASAVTKAINIFQKLNYMHIANALEEKKKEAERKFMTNTKKRGTQKVENRSQAENCSAASATHSDNDFKEQAATEVCPQAKPQKKQMVAEQEAIREDLQKDPLVVTVLKAINPFECETQEGRQEIFHATVATETDFFFVKVLNAQFKDKFIPKRTIKISNYLWHNNFMEVTSSSVVVDVESNHVVPNNVVKRAKETPRISKLKIQPCGTIVNGLFKVQKITEEKDRVLYVIHDKTGTMEVLVLENPSKTKCEEGDKIRLTFFEVSKNGVKIQLKSGPCSFFKVIKAAKPKTDMKSVE from the exons ATGGAGAGTGAATACAGGGAAATGCTGTTGTTGACCGGCCTGGACCACATCACGGAGGAGGAACTGAAACGGTTCAAGTACTTTGCTTTGACTGAGTTTCAGATTGCCAGGAGCACACTCGACGTTGCAGATAGGACAGAGTTAGCTGACCACCTGATTCAAAGTGCAGGTGCAGCATCTGCAGTGACCAAGGCCATTAATATTTTCCAGAAGTTGAATTATATGCATATTGCAAATGctcttgaagagaaaaagaaagaag ctGAACGTAAATTCATGACCAATACAAAGAAGAGAGGAACACAGAAGGTAGAAAATAGAAGTCAAGCTGAAAActgctctgctgcctctgccacccacagtgacaatGACTTTAAGGAGCAGGCTGCTACAGAAGTCTGTCCTCAAGCTAAG CCTCAGAAGAAACAGATGGTGGCAGAACAGGAAGCCATCAGAGAAGATTTACAGAAAGATCCACTTGTAGTCACAGTGCTGAAAGCTATAAATCCCTTTGAGTGTGAGActcaggaaggaagacaagagatATTTCATGCAACAGTGGCCACGGAGACagattttttctttgtaaaagttttaaatgcacagtttaaagataaatttatCCCAAAGAGAACAATTAAAATATCAAACTACCTTTGGCACAATAACTTCATGGAGGTCACCAGTTCCTCAGTTGTGGTTGATGTTGAATCTAACCATGTAGTCCCAAATAACGTTGTTAAGAGAGCCAAGGAAACTCCCAGGATTAGTAAACTGAAGATTCAGCCGTGTGGAACAATTGTGAATGGGCTGTTTAAAGTCCAGAAG ATAACAGAGGAAAAAGATAGAGTACTATATGTTATACATGATAAAACAGGGACAATGGAGGTGTTGGTGCTGGAAAACCCAAGCAAAACAAAGTGCGAGGAAGGAGACAAGATTAGACTCACATTCTTTGAGGTGTCAAAAAATGGAGTGAAAATTCAGTTGAAATCTGGACCTTGTAGCTTTTTTAAG GTTATTAAGGCTGCAAAGCCAAAAACTGACATGAAAAGTGTGGAGTGA